In Nitrosopumilus sp., the genomic stretch AGTAGATGACACAGAAATTACAAAAGCAATGTTTCTACTAATGGAACGAATGAAATTTGTCGTGGAACCAGCAGGAGCTATAAGTTTAGCACATCTCATTTCAAAGAAGCCTTCTCCAGGAAAGAAAGTTGTTGCGATTTTAGCAGGTGGAAATGTTGACATGTATCTTTTAGGTCAAATAGTAGACAAAGGACTTGCAGCAATGGGAAGATTGCTGAAATTATCTATTCTGCTACCGGATAGACCTGGCGCATTTAAAGAAATTGTAGATGAGATAACACTTGCTAACGCAAACATTGTTGAAGTTGTTCACGATAGACTTAGTTCTAATATCAATGCCGGTTCAGCAGGAGTGACATTAAGTCTTGAAACACAAGGTCAAGAACAAGCCAATTTATTGATTGAAGCATTAAGACGGAAAAATATCCAATTTACTCTGATGACCTAAATTTATTTGAATTTATTTTTGGCAAATTTTGAAAGTCCTTCCTTCTTTAATTGTTCTGATTCTTTAATCACAGAGTCATGTTGATTAGATTTATGCTGAATTAATTTCTTTTTTAATTCTGGAAATTCATTCGCAAGAATTTTCATGGCATAAATTGCAGCATTTCCTGCTTTATTAATTCCGACTGCAACAACAGGAGAACCTGAAGGCATTTCAGTTATAGATAATAGTGAATCCAATCCACCAAATGCAGAAAATTTTGAAGTGTTATTTTTTTTTGGATGTTTATCGTTATAGACTAGTATTGGAACACCAATGACTGGGATTACTGTATGTGATGCAATCATTCCAGGTAAATGAGCAGCACCACCAGCACCAGCAATAATTACATGAAATCCCATTTTTTCAGCATGTTGTGCATATTCTGCTAATCTGGAAGGGGTACGATGTGCTGAAACAATTTGATCTTCATGTTTAATTTTGAATTGATCTAATACTTCTGATGCATCTTGCATCACTCTACTATCAGAGCTTGAACCCATAATAATTCCAACTAAGGGTTTCTTGGAAAATATCATAATTATAGAAAAAACTTGAGAGTAATTATTTATAACTATTAGAAAAAACCAGACAAAATTGTTCAAATTAACATTAACTATTTTTAATCAATATCTGATGTCATTGTAATGGCAAAGGTTCTAGGGATCATCGGGGGAGGACAACTTGGAATGATGATCACAGAGGCTGCAAAAAAAATGCCTCAACATATATCAAAAATTATTGTTTTAGATCCTACTAAGAATTGCCCTGCATCACAAGTAGGCGCTGAACAAATCATAGCAGATTTTAAAGATAAAAATGCCATAGTTGACTTAGCAAACAAATCAGATATCATTACTTATGAAATTGAATCAGGCGACAGTACAATACTAAAAAATATTGAAAAAAATACCAAGATCAATCCATCCCCTGAAACATTAAGAATAATTCAGGATAAATTTTTACAAAAATCCTTTTTAAAAGAAAACAACATTCCAGTACCCGAATTTATCAAAATTGAAAATATTGAAGAACTTAAAACAGGATTGAGAAATTTTGGATATCCAGCTTTGCTTAAAGCAAGAAGAGATGCATATGATGGACGAGGAAATTATAAAATTGATTCTGAAAAAGACATACAAAAAGCATTAGATTATTTTAAGGGTCAAAATTTGTTATTAGAAAAATTTGTTAAATTTAAAATGGAGGTTTCTGTAATTGCGTCTAGAAATACTAAAGGTCAAATCAAAACATATCCATTAGTAGAAAACATTCATGAGCAAAATATTTTGCGTGAAACAATTGCGCCTGCAAGAGTGTCCCATGAAATAACAAAAAAAGCAGAAGTGATTGCTGAAAAAACAATGCAGGTTCTTAAAGGTGCAGGAATTTTTGGAATCGAAATGTTTGTAACACAAGAAGATGACATTGTAATAAATGAGATTGCACCAAGAGTGCATAATTCTGGACATCATACACTACAATCAACCAAAACATCCCAGTTTGAACAACACCTTAGAGCAATTTTAGGTCTTGAATTGGGAGATACAGAACTCTTACATCCCACCATAATGTACAATATTTTAGGTGATGTTTCATTTGAAGGAAAATATGCACCAATAAATATATCTGAAGAAAATGTTTTTTTGAAAATGTATGGAAAAGAAATTTCAAAACCTTTACGTAAATTAGGTCATTTTAATTTAGTTGCAAAAGAAGGGGAGACCATAGAAGAATTACTTAAAAAGATTGAAAAGATAAAAGAAAAAGTTGTTGTCAAACAAGTATCGTAACTTTCTAAATTTATCTAGTGCCCTGCACCATTATAGGTTTATTAATTAATAAAAAATTATGACAAACATGGTATCAATCCCTCATGTATTGTCAGGAATTTCTATTGTTCTTTTAGTTATTTATGGTGTAGATGTAATGGTAGGCGGTGGCGGAGCTGGTGAAGGATTCTTACCATTTGACGCTATGACTAGAGGTATTGGATTTGGCATGCCCCCCATAATTTTTTCATTTATTGCATTTTTCATATCTAAAAAACCCCCTTTCAAAGGATTGGGAATTATGTTAGTCATTACAGGAGTTTTGATCATTATTGGTGGCACAATATCTATGGCAAGTGCAGGAGAATCTGAAAATACTGCGAGAATGGCTGGTGAAGGGGGAGGACTAATTGCAGTGGGAGCAATTATTGCTGCATTAGGCGGAATAAAGATAAAAAAATCATTGTCAGCATAATGTCTTATGGCTATTTGTACAAAATGTCAAAATGAAGTACCAAAAGTTTATGACTGCGATCACACTGATTTTCAAGAATATTGTGTGGAATGTTATACAGAATTACATTACTATCTAACAGAAGAATAATGCCAATACATTACTTTATTAAATTTTAGAACCTTGAAAAATAGGCGTGATAATTCAGACTCGATCAAAGAAAACCTATCTTGAAAGAATTCAATCAAAGGATAAGGAAATCAGGCAAGGAATCGAGGCCATGATTAAGAATTTTGAGAATTTCTCTATGGAAAAATACGGTAAAGCTGAGATAATTGAGGATATCAAACTAATGAACAACGAACAGGTTTTTGATTTATTGCAGAGTTGGATTGATTGGAATACATTAAGTTCAGGAACTATCAAATTCTATTTTTCAAAATTAAAATCATACTTGCATTATTTTGGAATAAAATTGCATCCTCAAGACATCAAAGAAGAATTGACATTCAAAAGACAGATTCAAGAAGAACTTTACCCACTAACCGTTAATGACATTCAGACCATAACCAAAAACCTAAGATACAAACACAAAACGCTTTTCATATGCCAATCATCCTCTTTGATGAGAATCGGCGAGATGATGCAATTAAGGAAAAAACACCTAATTGCTGACAAGAAAAACATCATTGTCAAGATTCCTGCAAGCATAGCTAAATTCAAAAAGGGCAGAACAACATTTTTTTCAAAAGAGGCAAGCAGATTACTAAGGCCAATACTACGAGAACTGGACGAGAACGATTTAGTTTTTGGAACAAGTGAGTATCCAAAACATTCAAAGATAACAGCTCAAGGGGTTTTAAGAAACGCACATGATAGGATAGGCCTTAACATGAAATATGAAACAACAGGACGATATATGATAAACACACATTGTTTTAGGGCATTTGGCATTACTAGATTGTCACGCCATGATCCTAACTTTGCTAAAAAAATTGCTGGACAGAAAAGCTACTTGTTACAATATGATAGAATGACAGACGAAGAAAAATTAGAATTATACCAAAAACATGAAATTGATTTGCTAATTGATGATTCTGCAATAACTCAGGCAGAACTGGAAAAGATACAAAATGAAAAGTCAGAACAGACACAAAAAGACAATGAACAAAGGAAAAGAATGCAGGAGATGGAGGAAAGAATGCAGGAGATGCAAAAGGAGATGGTTCTGCAAAGATCTGCATTTGTATTCTTCAAGGCACAAATGGGAATGCCAACTCAGTTGAATCTGCAACAATTAGAGTCTCAAAACAACGAGAAATCGGCACTGAAATGGTAGAAAAAGTTTGATCCCATAATTGGAACAATTGAGTTTACATTATATTCATAGAATAATAAATTGTTACATGAAAAAACGAATTACAATAATGATTGACGATGATTTAGACAAGAAACTACGAATACGTCAGGTAAAAACAATTCAAAAAACTCAAACATCATTTAGTTATTCCAAGGCACTAAATGAGGTACTGCGAAAATCCATCTAAACAAAAATAAGAGTTTACTCGAAGATAATGCAATTATTAGGTATGAATATTCAAGGAATCTCTGCAATCCTCACAAAATAGTTTTTTTCCAGCGGAAGCATACATAACAAAAATGAAAAATCTAGTTATTTTAGCGATTTTCTCAAACTCACATTGACAATTTGAGAAAAACTAACATGTCCAGAAAAATCCTTTATCGTCTTTGCCTGTAAAATTCTGAGTTTTTTTATTATATCCTCATCAAACGAGACTGTAACTTTTTTTGTTGTCATAAAGATATTCTCAGTTCCAGAGCAAAGAAGGATAGTTGAATACTATCTGTTGAGTATGTGTCATTGCTGCAACATATTGAAATTTTGACAGATGAGGTATTGTCATAAGTGGTCATAATCTAATCATAATTGGATAAAAAATTGCTAGGTGGAGTTTTAGGTATTTTTACCTTAAAGGTTGTAGGTGAATTTGACACTGTGATTTCGCCTCCATGTGATTCAACAACAAATTTCACACTTACTAAACCAAAACCAGTACCGGTTTTTTTTGTAGTGAATAACGGCTTGAAAATATAAGGCAGATTCTCTTCAGAAATTCCATTTCCGGAGTCTTCAATTTCAAAAATAATCCAATTCTTTTCTTTCCCAACCCTGATATCGATACTTCCTTTTATCCCCACAGCCTGAATGGCATTGACAACAAGATTGTTAATGGCAATTGACAATTGTTCTCTGTCGCAAACAATGTCATAGTCATTTTTCGAGGTATTAATTTTAACATTATCGGGAATGAGAATAGAATCCATAGAATCTAAAATAATTCTAGATGTTTTTGTTTTAGATAAAACCGTGGGCTGATCTTTGACATAATTCAGCACATTGTTAACTTGGTTGACAATTCTATCTATGGAATGGCATATTCTGTCATAGTGTTTTCGTTTTTGATTGTCAGTTCCATATAGCATGGCTAAATTTTCAACAGATACCATGATGACTGAAAGAGGATTTCTTAAATCATGAGACAACCTGGATGCAATCTCGCCTATCTGCACCATTTTCTTCTGCTTGATCATTTCTTGAGCCTGTGAATCAATGATTTTTTTTAATTCCTTGATTGTGTTAATTTGATCCAGATTAGAGATATTTTTTAGAATTGTTGAGTTATCCTGCACGCATTATAAATGGTCTGGTATTATTTAATATATTGGTGTAACAATATCATTACAAGTGTATTCATTTATTCATTGATGGTATAATCAAGTCCGTTTTTGATCATATTCTTTTATGCACTGTGATTTGCAGAAATATATACACTAATTTATATAGTGTATAACTACATTTAATAATGTACCTATATTGTATAGTTAATAATTATGAGTTATGGGCATGATATTTTCATTGATGGTAATAATATCGATGCAAATATTGTGACTGAAGATTATGTGGTGATTTCCCTTGACAGGTAAATTTTTACAATCACGTTCAATCATTTTAGGAATTATTGTGATTTTTACTGTTTTTACAATATCATTGACTGAAACTATTCAACTCTCTGATGGATTTTCAAGTAAAAGCACTGCTGGTTGGGTTTATAATTTGAACCCTGGAGAATCTGAAGTTATGACATGGACCTTAACAAATTCCGAAGAAGTACCAATAAACATAGAATTTCGTGCAGAGGGTGAAGGTTCAGAATTGTTTGTTTTTGAAAAATTAGTAATTATGGAGCCAAAAGAACAAAGAGCATTTGAATTTATTGTGATAGTTCCTGATGACCATCCTAATAATATAGAATACAGACCAGTTTTGTTTGCATTAGAAAGAGCCTTGCCTTCTGACGGTGGCGCAGCAGCTGTTTTAATCAATTATCAAATGAGTGCAAAACCAATTATCAAAATTGGTGATGAACCTATTTACACAGCGCCAGTTATTGAAAAAGAAAAAATTGAAGAAAAACAATTAAAAAAAGAAACTCCAACTAAAGAAGATTTTTCAACCGCGCCAACTGAAACAATAGAAGAAAAACTGGCCAGAATTGCAGAAGCAAACAAAGATGTAAAAGATGATGATTCATTTGATAAATCTTTAAAAGAAGAACCAATGTCAGGATATGATCCAGAACCTATACCTGATCCAGAACCTATACCTGATCCAGAACCTATAACCCACACAATTATCAAAGAAGATGATATCATAGAGGGGGGAGGCGGATGTCTTATTGCAACTGCTGCATATGGAACTGAATTAGCACCTCAAATTCAATTCCTCAGAGAAATTAGAGACAATACGGTAATGAGTACTGTGTCTGGGATATCGTTTATGACTGGATTTAACCAATTATACTATTCATTTTCACCAACGATCGCCGACATGGAACGAAAAAATCCTATGTTCCAAGAAGCAGTGAGAGCTCTCATCACTCCAATGATATCCACTCTATCGATTATGACACTGGCAGAAAAAGGAAATGATGTACAGGTATTGGGATTAGGGATATTTGTAATTGTGTTAAACTCTGGATTGTATATTGCAGCTCCTACTGTAGCAGGTTATGTATTAAGTAAACGCCTAAGAAATTAGAAATATTGTAATAAATTAGTTCTTTTCCTATTTAGAATGATTTTAAATGTTGATTGTCATTAATTCTTGTCACAAATATATTCATTATACACTTATTATAATAGTGTAACACTAGTAAATAGAATGTTTATTAAAAACTAGGTTTAAGGTATTTTTAATGACATATAACATAAAAAATGCAACTTTCGTAATTGCCTTTGCAGCTCTAATGATGACTATACCATTTGCGACTGGAACTGTATTTGCTGATGAGATTGATGCAAACTTGGATGCAAACTGTGGATTCTCAACGTCCGCTCTTGCTGGTTTGGACTTTGGATCATTTACCGCTGATCAAGATGCAGCAACAGTTGGTGAGCAAGAAGTACAACTGACACCAGTTCCAGATACAGTTGCCTCAGCTAGAGTTTCTGTAACAGTAGATGACTGGTTTGGTGTAGGTACAAGAGCAAGTGGAACTATAACCTTAGCTAGTGCTGCTGTTGGCGACACTGTAACAATTGGTACAACTGATTATGATGCTATTGCAGGCCCAACATCTGGTACTAATTGGGATCAGAGAGGGGACGATATTGCTGATGCAGCAGAATTAGCAGCAGCAATCAGAGGTAACGAAGGAACGGTCTACAAAGTTTCTACGGCTGGTACTAACGTGGTTACTGTTAATACAGTATCTAGAGGTACTGCCCAAAATACAGTTGTATTAAGCGAAGATACGACTGGTAGTACCATAATTACAAGGGATTCTGCTGCTAGTACATCAACTAATGTACTCAATGGTGCAGTAGATACTCCGCAATTAATCATGGATGGCGAAACTACAAAGTTTGACATGAATGTTGGCAGTACAGCTAGTAATACATACAACAACCTGAGAAGTGTTATAACACTAGGTACAGCACAAGAAGTTCTTGGCGGTACTAACCCAGCACAAAACATCTTCTTTGCTTTGCAAATAGATCCTGCTAGTGCAACGTTTAGTAACTTACCATACGATGGCGCATTGACACAAGAAATCACAGTTACAGTAGAAAGTGCTTGTGATGGAACATAGATGCACACCACCCTTTTTTTCTTTTTTATTATACTAATTTCATTTAACATCACTAGCGTATATGCTGAAACTATTCATGCTTATCTTCTTGCAGATGGTGAAACAAATTTTGCTGATGATGAAATTGTTTTAGATAATGATGAAACTTTGGATATTTCTAAAAATGTTATAACTTCGGACGTAATTATCAAAAAAACAGTAGGAAAAGTCACAGTTGATTTAACACAAGAAGTCAAATTAGTTTCAAAGAAAGCCGGTGAAACAATCACTTTGAAAAATCCTCAATTAACTACAGTTAATGTTAAAATTCCTGATAAAACCCTAGTTTTGGCACCTGCAACATGGGATAAAAAAATATTTCCACCAAAAACCATTGCTGCTAGCGGAACTGTTCAATCGGGTTTTCAGACACCAACAAGTTCAATTCTTGTCGGGTCCCCTGATGTTGTCTTCCTATTTGATAAAGTAGTTACTATTATTTTGGAAGGCACAACTGGCCAGATAGCATACAAACTTCCAGGACAAACATCATGGATTCTAATCTCTACATGCCTTGGAACATATGATGCTCCAACCGATCCCCCCGTGAATGGGGAGTGCTCTATTTCTAATGGAGTAGATACTAAGATTATGACATTTCATTTTACTGAATTTACTTCTCTTTCTACAACTCCTGAAACCTCTACAATTACCAGTACGCCTACAAGTAGTTCTGGAAGTTCTGGTGGTGGGGGAGGTAAACGATCATCATCTGGTGCTCCCAGTTCCAGCGCCGAACATGCAGGAAGAATTCTTCCTGAAGGAGCAATTTCTGAAGCAAGAGCATTCCCAAATTGGTTTCAAACATCTCTGGTTACCTATTGGATTGAGAACTTGATAACGGATAACGAATTTAAAAATGCAATGAACTACATGCTAAACAAAAATATCATAAAAATCGATGTTGGAGAAGAAAAAGACATTCCAACATTAGACTTGGCGCCCTCAATTAAACAGCTATTCAGATTATGGTCTCTTGACAAACTTACGGATTCGACAATTATTGAAATTATAATTTATTACAGAACGGTTGGTGCATGGTAGTTATGATATACGTGAATTCAAGACACAAAATCAGAATTTAGTTTAAAACCTAGTCAATTAATCAAAATTCGTTTAATTTAAGTAAAAATTTTTCAATTTCTTTAGTATGCGAAAATTCATCTAGGGTTCCAGTTATTTTGTTAATTATATTATGGGATGATTTTCCATACAGATCTATTAAAACATCATTAATGTATTGAGGAGTTTTGTAACTATTTTCCAAATTACAATCATATTTTGAATGCAATTTTTCTGAAACTAACATCATCATTGATTCACCACCAATGTCGACAAGTGTTTGCTCAACAGCATAATTTATGAATGATTCTTTCACTGTTATCAAAATTGTTCACCTCTTGCAAAATTCAAAAGCACCACATTATCCGTTAAAAGGACTTTTGGCTTAAAAGGCGGTGTTAGATCAGACTGATCATAAATGATTGCATATTTTATTTTATATATAATAATACCGTGAGTAACGCTCATTATATCATTAATCAATCATATGAGCATAACACTCTAAGCATATAACACTTTTGTTTATGGTGTATAACATAAGATTTAGTGTATTTATTTTTCACATAAAAATTTAGACATTATTTCTCCATCATACAAAGATTTCAGAGCAGATACATTACATTCGGAAATAAATGGGTTTGTTGTTGTGATTTTATAATACATGAGGTCATCAGGATCTGTTGAATGCTGCAACCCTAATGCATGCCCCATCTCATGACGTGTGATGGCCGCTAACTTATTTTCGTCTAATTTGCTCGATTCGTAAATAGTGATTCTTGATTTCAATATCTGGTTCTTGTCCTCATCAATAATAGAACGTGTATATCCTGAATACCCCTCAGAATTTTTTTCATCCATTAAAAGGATCAGAATATCTCCATCATCACTAGTTGATTCATGAACATGTAACCGGATTGGTATATTGTATCGTAATTCTAAAGAGTCAAATTCATTTAATACGCCTTGCCACCCCTTATAGAACTTGGATGAGTTTTTTGATGTTCCTTTATGAGTATCTAAATCATTTATTTCGATAATTTCCTCGGACATTATTGATTCTTTAATCAGATCAATGTTTTTTTGAGATGTTTTTGCATGATTAATTATGTGTACATGAAAAATTCTTTCTGAATCAGATAATTTCCAAGACAGCCAAGTATCTATAGAATCCCCCATCAATGACTGGGTTATGAAATGACCTGATTCTAAAGGTTGAATGTTCGAATAATAGATGGAAAACATGATGACAGAAAATACAACAATTATTGAACAAAATAAGACAAAAAAATAAGATGTGTTACGATGCAAAACAGAGTCGAGTTTTTCGTATTTTTGATTTATTAATCCAAGTTGATTTGAAATCTGATCTATCTTTCCCTCCATAGCGGCAGAATCCTCATTTTGTTTGTCCAAATGAACATACACCATGATTAATAGTGTATCACTAGTATTAACCAGTATTGCTGGAAAATGAATGGAAAAAGGCAAAAATCAAATCAAAACATAT encodes the following:
- the purE gene encoding 5-(carboxyamino)imidazole ribonucleotide mutase, which gives rise to MIFSKKPLVGIIMGSSSDSRVMQDASEVLDQFKIKHEDQIVSAHRTPSRLAEYAQHAEKMGFHVIIAGAGGAAHLPGMIASHTVIPVIGVPILVYNDKHPKKNNTSKFSAFGGLDSLLSITEMPSGSPVVAVGINKAGNAAIYAMKILANEFPELKKKLIQHKSNQHDSVIKESEQLKKEGLSKFAKNKFK
- a CDS encoding 5-(carboxyamino)imidazole ribonucleotide synthase, translated to MAKVLGIIGGGQLGMMITEAAKKMPQHISKIIVLDPTKNCPASQVGAEQIIADFKDKNAIVDLANKSDIITYEIESGDSTILKNIEKNTKINPSPETLRIIQDKFLQKSFLKENNIPVPEFIKIENIEELKTGLRNFGYPALLKARRDAYDGRGNYKIDSEKDIQKALDYFKGQNLLLEKFVKFKMEVSVIASRNTKGQIKTYPLVENIHEQNILRETIAPARVSHEITKKAEVIAEKTMQVLKGAGIFGIEMFVTQEDDIVINEIAPRVHNSGHHTLQSTKTSQFEQHLRAILGLELGDTELLHPTIMYNILGDVSFEGKYAPINISEENVFLKMYGKEISKPLRKLGHFNLVAKEGETIEELLKKIEKIKEKVVVKQVS
- a CDS encoding site-specific integrase; the protein is MIIQTRSKKTYLERIQSKDKEIRQGIEAMIKNFENFSMEKYGKAEIIEDIKLMNNEQVFDLLQSWIDWNTLSSGTIKFYFSKLKSYLHYFGIKLHPQDIKEELTFKRQIQEELYPLTVNDIQTITKNLRYKHKTLFICQSSSLMRIGEMMQLRKKHLIADKKNIIVKIPASIAKFKKGRTTFFSKEASRLLRPILRELDENDLVFGTSEYPKHSKITAQGVLRNAHDRIGLNMKYETTGRYMINTHCFRAFGITRLSRHDPNFAKKIAGQKSYLLQYDRMTDEEKLELYQKHEIDLLIDDSAITQAELEKIQNEKSEQTQKDNEQRKRMQEMEERMQEMQKEMVLQRSAFVFFKAQMGMPTQLNLQQLESQNNEKSALKW
- a CDS encoding HAMP domain-containing sensor histidine kinase, whose protein sequence is MQDNSTILKNISNLDQINTIKELKKIIDSQAQEMIKQKKMVQIGEIASRLSHDLRNPLSVIMVSVENLAMLYGTDNQKRKHYDRICHSIDRIVNQVNNVLNYVKDQPTVLSKTKTSRIILDSMDSILIPDNVKINTSKNDYDIVCDREQLSIAINNLVVNAIQAVGIKGSIDIRVGKEKNWIIFEIEDSGNGISEENLPYIFKPLFTTKKTGTGFGLVSVKFVVESHGGEITVSNSPTTFKVKIPKTPPSNFLSNYD
- a CDS encoding CFI-box-CTERM domain-containing protein produces the protein MTGKFLQSRSIILGIIVIFTVFTISLTETIQLSDGFSSKSTAGWVYNLNPGESEVMTWTLTNSEEVPINIEFRAEGEGSELFVFEKLVIMEPKEQRAFEFIVIVPDDHPNNIEYRPVLFALERALPSDGGAAAVLINYQMSAKPIIKIGDEPIYTAPVIEKEKIEEKQLKKETPTKEDFSTAPTETIEEKLARIAEANKDVKDDDSFDKSLKEEPMSGYDPEPIPDPEPIPDPEPITHTIIKEDDIIEGGGGCLIATAAYGTELAPQIQFLREIRDNTVMSTVSGISFMTGFNQLYYSFSPTIADMERKNPMFQEAVRALITPMISTLSIMTLAEKGNDVQVLGLGIFVIVLNSGLYIAAPTVAGYVLSKRLRN
- a CDS encoding matrixin family metalloprotease, giving the protein MDKQNEDSAAMEGKIDQISNQLGLINQKYEKLDSVLHRNTSYFFVLFCSIIVVFSVIMFSIYYSNIQPLESGHFITQSLMGDSIDTWLSWKLSDSERIFHVHIINHAKTSQKNIDLIKESIMSEEIIEINDLDTHKGTSKNSSKFYKGWQGVLNEFDSLELRYNIPIRLHVHESTSDDGDILILLMDEKNSEGYSGYTRSIIDEDKNQILKSRITIYESSKLDENKLAAITRHEMGHALGLQHSTDPDDLMYYKITTTNPFISECNVSALKSLYDGEIMSKFLCEK